One Amaranthus tricolor cultivar Red isolate AtriRed21 chromosome 10, ASM2621246v1, whole genome shotgun sequence genomic window carries:
- the LOC130825229 gene encoding acireductone dioxygenase 2-like, whose translation MVSESPMDPREEVIQAWYMDDSDEDQRLPHHKEPKELVSLKQLDELGVVSWRLDADNYETDEELKKIREARGYSYMDFCEVCPEKLPNYDEKIKHFYEEHLHTDEEIRYCVSGSGYFDVRDRNDKWIRIWVKKGAMIVLPAGSYHRFTLDSDNYIKAMRLFVGDPVWTPHNRPNDDLPARKEYLMNFVNKGDTQQSVDAAA comes from the exons ATGGTGTCTGAATCGCCCATG GATCCTAGGGAAGAAGTCATTCAAGCATGGTACATGGATGACAGTGATGAGGATCAGAGACTGCCTCATCACAAGGAACCTAAAGAATTAGTTTCTCTTAAGCAGCTTGACG AACTTGGTGTTGTCAGTTGGAGGCTGGATGCTGACAACTACGAAACTGATGAGGAGTTAAAGAAAATTCGTGAAGCTCGTGGATATTCCTACATG GATTTCTGTGAAGTATGCCCTGAAAAGCTTCCAAATTATGATGAGAAGATCAAGCATTTTTATGAGGAACATCTGCACACTGATGAAGAAATTCGATACTGTGTATCTGGAAGTG ggTATTTTGATGTGAGGGATCGCAATGATAAATGGATTCGCATATGGGTGAAGAAAGGTGCAATGATTGTATTGCCTGCAGGAAGTTATCATCGATTCACTCTTGATTCTGACAATTATATTAAG GCAATGCGTCTGTTTGTTGGTGATCCAGTTTGGACACCCCATAACCGCCCCAACGATGACTTGCCTGCAAG GAAGGAGTATCTTATGAATTTTGTGAACAAGGGAGATACTCAACAATCTGTTGATGCTGCAGCGTGA